The following proteins are co-located in the Dyadobacter chenwenxiniae genome:
- a CDS encoding M43 family zinc metalloprotease, with product MDLLSLRFTRQPTLKIMFDQRELRLKQAIQARKISGKSLKTNVDVTIPVVFHVVSNRQALITDAQILAQLDTINRDYAGTNASANRVPAHFRSLFGQSGIQFCLAQRTPAETPTTGIERYNTSRANFDYTTNLVKHSETGGADAWDPNRYLNIWICDLSGGTLGYATFPDDGVPDEQGVVIDFGSLPGGSVAGYNAGKTLTHELGHYFNLYHIWGDDNGGCNGSDEVADTPNQTNSTSTCPSGIKTDNCTPTAPGVMYQNYMDYTADNCLIMFTTGQVERMDASFQLSRLALASSDACTPLNLKNKDASLKAITRPDQRICANTLTPQVVLVNRGNETLTSVTIHAVIDDGTVQTYRWTGSLATFAETTVNLPALTTVEGNHVLSIYTSNPNGAADENTGNDTLKISFIYYEPFAAPVTESFESLFPPLGWDIVNEDAGTTWEKTTSAAKTGTASVKIANFGNEAIGERDYLRAPTVNIAGTDSAFVSFQLAAATYTNANVEGNVWDTLQVMISTDCGQTYTSIYKKWGPSLITRTAATRTAFTPNANEWRIEQINISSYINQGEVLIAFLNTNGNENDIFLDDINIRTVTINPNLKEAGFLVTPNPTSGQISVQFYPHPEGLRSVSVYNVSGQKLAERKVVGEVSTNVYDFDLTNFASGLYIVKAEFEDRVLTKKIVKN from the coding sequence ATGGATTTGCTTAGCCTCAGATTTACAAGGCAGCCGACGCTAAAAATCATGTTCGATCAGCGCGAATTACGGCTCAAACAAGCAATCCAGGCGAGAAAAATTTCAGGCAAATCCTTGAAAACCAATGTGGATGTCACGATTCCTGTTGTTTTTCATGTGGTTTCCAACCGCCAGGCGCTCATTACCGACGCGCAAATCCTGGCGCAGCTCGACACGATCAACCGGGATTATGCAGGAACCAATGCCAGCGCAAACCGGGTGCCTGCTCATTTCAGGTCACTATTCGGACAATCAGGCATTCAGTTTTGCCTCGCCCAGCGCACACCCGCAGAGACACCCACGACAGGGATTGAGCGATATAACACTTCCCGCGCCAATTTCGATTATACTACCAACCTGGTCAAACATTCCGAAACAGGTGGCGCCGATGCCTGGGACCCGAACCGGTATCTTAACATCTGGATTTGCGATTTATCCGGGGGAACATTGGGCTATGCAACATTTCCGGACGACGGTGTTCCCGATGAACAGGGTGTTGTCATTGACTTTGGAAGCCTGCCGGGAGGAAGTGTGGCAGGGTATAATGCAGGAAAGACACTCACGCATGAACTGGGACATTATTTTAATCTGTATCACATTTGGGGAGACGACAATGGCGGATGCAATGGAAGTGACGAAGTAGCGGATACGCCTAACCAGACTAACAGCACAAGCACCTGTCCATCAGGCATTAAAACGGATAACTGTACGCCAACAGCGCCAGGGGTCATGTACCAAAATTACATGGATTATACTGCGGATAACTGTCTTATTATGTTTACGACGGGCCAGGTTGAGCGGATGGATGCTTCTTTTCAGTTATCCAGACTGGCTCTTGCCAGTTCGGATGCGTGCACGCCATTGAACCTGAAAAATAAGGACGCCTCGCTCAAAGCCATCACGCGCCCGGATCAGCGGATATGTGCCAATACGCTTACGCCGCAGGTTGTGCTGGTAAACCGTGGAAATGAGACGCTGACATCTGTGACCATTCATGCTGTCATTGATGATGGCACTGTGCAGACATATCGTTGGACGGGCTCACTGGCCACTTTTGCGGAAACAACGGTTAACCTACCTGCGCTCACGACCGTGGAAGGAAACCACGTTCTAAGCATTTACACATCCAATCCAAACGGAGCCGCAGACGAGAACACCGGGAATGATACATTGAAAATCTCCTTTATATATTATGAACCTTTCGCGGCACCAGTTACTGAAAGCTTCGAAAGCCTCTTCCCGCCGCTGGGCTGGGACATTGTGAATGAAGACGCAGGCACGACCTGGGAGAAAACGACATCGGCTGCTAAAACCGGCACCGCGTCGGTGAAGATTGCCAACTTTGGCAACGAAGCAATAGGCGAGCGGGATTACTTGCGGGCACCGACGGTAAACATTGCAGGGACTGACTCCGCGTTTGTGTCATTTCAGCTCGCTGCCGCCACTTATACCAACGCAAATGTTGAAGGAAACGTATGGGATACATTACAGGTCATGATCAGCACCGATTGCGGGCAGACTTACACCAGCATTTACAAGAAATGGGGACCTTCGCTGATCACACGCACCGCCGCTACGCGCACCGCCTTCACACCCAATGCGAACGAATGGAGAATTGAGCAGATCAATATCAGCAGCTATATCAACCAGGGCGAAGTGCTGATTGCATTTTTGAATACAAACGGGAATGAAAATGACATCTTCCTGGATGACATTAACATCCGGACGGTGACAATCAACCCTAATCTGAAAGAAGCCGGGTTCCTGGTAACGCCGAATCCTACGAGCGGACAAATTTCCGTACAATTTTACCCGCATCCGGAAGGACTACGATCCGTCTCTGTTTACAACGTGTCGGGACAGAAATTGGCGGAACGGAAAGTCGTTGGGGAAGTAAGCACCAATGTATACGACTTTGATCTGACGAATTTTGCCAGCGGGTTATACATTGTGAAAGCGGAATTTGAAGACCGCGTGCTGACCAAAAAAATTGTCAAGAATTGA
- a CDS encoding glycosyltransferase family 2 protein yields the protein MKSISVVIPNYNGRHLFEKYFENNYKILNALGTKIQIIIVDDASSDDSVAYLEEHYGNNVTIIRKEKNSGFSHTCNLGIQKASNDLIFLLNTDVTLEEGYFEKLYKYFELEDTFGVMGRIIGMEDDNILDAARSPRILGRKIKPSNFFYLKDSDTLTPTFYLSGAIALMDTRKLKAINGFNEMFNPYYGEDQEMSIRAWRLGWKCYYEHNAVCRHEVSASTKGHKDNYSVKRIYFRNRYYMHHLHLHGIDLNLYHMQVILSDVLPSIITLQFYKAQAYLDFLRNMNELSVKKSAFKTQMKNHKSNIGINDVIENIKMMLKYKQVVKL from the coding sequence ATGAAAAGCATCTCGGTAGTAATTCCGAATTACAACGGAAGGCATTTATTCGAAAAATATTTTGAGAACAATTATAAGATTCTCAACGCATTAGGGACAAAAATCCAGATCATTATCGTTGACGACGCGTCCAGTGACGATTCAGTAGCTTATCTGGAAGAGCATTACGGAAATAATGTGACGATCATCCGAAAGGAAAAAAACTCCGGTTTTTCCCATACTTGTAACCTGGGCATCCAGAAAGCGTCTAATGACCTCATTTTTCTGCTGAATACGGATGTTACACTGGAAGAGGGGTATTTTGAAAAGCTTTACAAATATTTCGAGCTGGAAGATACGTTTGGTGTAATGGGACGCATCATTGGCATGGAGGACGACAACATTCTTGATGCAGCGCGTTCACCGAGGATTCTCGGACGAAAAATAAAGCCGAGCAATTTCTTTTACCTGAAAGATTCTGACACGCTCACGCCTACATTCTATCTGTCCGGCGCCATTGCGTTGATGGACACCAGAAAGCTGAAAGCGATTAACGGTTTCAACGAAATGTTCAATCCTTACTATGGGGAAGATCAGGAAATGTCGATCCGTGCGTGGAGACTAGGCTGGAAGTGTTACTATGAGCACAATGCGGTTTGCCGCCACGAAGTTTCGGCCAGCACGAAAGGACATAAAGACAATTATTCTGTAAAAAGGATCTATTTCAGGAACCGTTACTACATGCATCATCTGCATTTGCACGGCATCGACCTGAACCTGTATCACATGCAGGTGATATTAAGCGACGTGCTCCCCAGCATCATCACGCTGCAATTCTACAAAGCGCAGGCCTATCTGGACTTTCTGCGAAACATGAACGAACTTTCCGTGAAGAAATCGGCGTTCAAAACCCAGATGAAAAATCATAAATCCAATATCGGCATTAATGATGTCATCGAGAACATTAAAATGATGCTGAAATACAAGCAGGTCGTAAAATTATAG
- a CDS encoding putative sensor domain DACNV-containing protein, protein MMINNLGTDTLAGDPVSVTTYKAARVVAEIIESHFERHHLSVQSHYDQELAPKPDARTIETIIDTTFWASLRREEGRSPKVSIAFLPPECAENPLIFSEKLSLTANILTKLAPAVERSGIHLGVWLEGNELRIWGTTRVIPGLCFVLEVVEPGMLVIKHRRVDGFGKFVNVAVLKGDQVKIVDENSGKARDCPSVINSMIGFTSSRLWSDSLNLLVQLAVSMRAHERGGILLVVPNGKNDWRKSIIHPITYDVQPAFSELAELNRRYMEDPNLIGWQSQLSSAINGLAGLTAVDGATIINDKYELLAFGAKIGRAAEGHPVEEMLVTEPVIGNVGVVMHPVQQGGTRHLSAAQFVFDQRDAIALVASQDGRFTIFSWAPCEGKVQAHRVDALLL, encoded by the coding sequence ATGATGATTAATAACTTGGGAACTGACACGCTGGCCGGTGATCCTGTTTCCGTCACCACATACAAAGCTGCGCGGGTCGTTGCGGAGATTATCGAAAGCCATTTTGAGCGCCACCACCTGTCCGTGCAAAGCCATTATGACCAGGAACTGGCACCCAAACCCGACGCCAGAACGATTGAAACCATCATTGACACCACTTTCTGGGCAAGCCTTCGCCGTGAGGAAGGGCGTTCGCCAAAAGTCTCCATAGCATTCCTGCCACCCGAATGTGCGGAAAACCCGCTCATTTTCAGCGAAAAGCTGTCGCTGACCGCGAATATCCTGACCAAGCTGGCACCAGCTGTGGAGCGTTCGGGAATTCATCTGGGTGTGTGGCTGGAAGGAAACGAGCTGCGGATCTGGGGAACAACGCGGGTTATACCAGGATTGTGTTTTGTGCTCGAAGTGGTTGAGCCGGGTATGCTGGTGATCAAGCACCGGCGTGTGGACGGCTTCGGCAAGTTTGTCAATGTCGCCGTTTTAAAGGGTGATCAGGTTAAGATTGTGGACGAAAATAGCGGTAAGGCCCGCGATTGTCCTTCTGTGATCAATTCCATGATCGGCTTTACGTCTTCCCGGTTGTGGAGCGATTCATTAAACCTGCTTGTGCAGCTTGCCGTTTCAATGCGTGCCCATGAGCGGGGCGGCATTTTGCTCGTGGTGCCAAATGGAAAAAATGACTGGCGCAAATCCATCATTCATCCGATCACATACGATGTCCAGCCTGCATTTTCTGAGCTGGCGGAACTGAACCGGAGATACATGGAAGACCCTAATCTCATCGGGTGGCAGTCGCAGCTAAGCTCCGCTATCAACGGCCTTGCCGGATTGACTGCCGTGGATGGGGCGACCATCATTAACGATAAATATGAACTGCTCGCATTCGGGGCGAAAATCGGGCGGGCAGCGGAAGGGCATCCGGTGGAGGAAATGCTGGTAACGGAGCCGGTTATAGGAAACGTGGGTGTGGTGATGCATCCGGTACAGCAAGGCGGCACAAGGCATTTGTCGGCTGCGCAGTTTGTGTTCGATCAGCGCGATGCTATTGCACTCGTCGCTTCCCAGGATGGCCGGTTTACGATTTTTTCATGGGCACCATGCGAGGGAAAAGTCCAGGCGCACCGGGTGGACGCCTTGTTATTATAA
- a CDS encoding SusC/RagA family TonB-linked outer membrane protein: MQTTQRLCEVGPCMGDLIFQRGRILLLFCLLAFTRTYAQQTTPDSTKKDTLPTPATQPAPAAQKPVNDTLPKQKTSTDTNAVRPAKRSQDFDPLVKPAPKPDSAAQPQTTAPAGAAKPDSTKPQQVPTGNVPAQQSAAQAATPAATTPGAAAPAAAAPAQSDSLNLNTSQQAGRQSGADEKTVSGKVVDEKGLGLPGVRVLVKGTEIVSETTTEGTFEMKVPAKGSILVFTSVGFAAREMPVGNQAKFNVQLVPEAKALNEVVVVGYGAQSKRDLASSTSRVSSQEYKSAVVNTVDQALQGRTTGVSVVESSGEPGASSVVRIRGNNSLSGNNEPLYVIDGFPMPPYREAGANFTGAYSQNGLYGINPNDIESMEILKDASATAIYGSRGANGVVLITTKSGKRGEGRVELVNKSSFGTISNPIRMMNSRQYAETINESYLISGRNAPFENLDSALTNTDWVDAVTQQSFREDVTLSLSGGSPKSSYYISGNYLKEKGTIINSNNQRASLRINLNNEVNDWYNVKGQVAFTRQKSNRAVTASRAWPNSGGLMDGLRAAPTLAVDYLGNNSLGIPNYQGYYFANPVNELMAKTDVTQSDYSVLNIENYFKLVNGLQLVVSLGGNQNLTRRNVFLPPSTAEGSQVKGRGSNNTSNTYSYNVNAYFQYEKTFKKDHYLNSTLGVEYNDQIVEFVSTNYTGFDVPFFGVDNIGSAQSQAIGSFKEQRILQSAFLRANYSFKGKYVLNTSVRIDGASAFAANNKYGIFPSVALAWNLEQEEFMKGLTFISNTKLRASYGETGSQAIGPYSSLSQYTSGFYEMGPGGDGSVINTGIFPNSVANPNLSWERTRQFNIGADFNAAQDRLVFSFDYYNKVTSDLLQPRKVPTQSGVGTIIDNYGTMRNRGIELSIQANIIQKKNVTFSSRINLSRNINTLVDLGDRTQSDYVSINGNLLGGVSGILTPGEEVGRFFGYRVSGLTQTTSFDSNGNPLFATFEGPRPPGSKGTPLYGAWIYEDTNGDDIITADDRVVLGKSTPDFTFGWSNDLTWRNFSVNALFTGSVGNDVLNLTNFYINNGVVDYGGVGFNQSEDWYNNRYTESRPHNNPKYPGIQRGIASGDINSTMLEDGSFMRLKMLSLSYTFPRLGPVQNPRLFVTGTNLWTLTKYTGFDPEVSSYAQSLLQQGIDYGAYPSQRSYTIGISCNF, from the coding sequence ATGCAAACAACTCAACGATTATGTGAGGTGGGGCCTTGTATGGGCGATCTCATTTTTCAGAGGGGTCGGATCTTGCTTTTGTTCTGCTTGCTCGCTTTTACACGCACTTATGCGCAGCAAACAACACCCGATTCCACCAAAAAAGACACATTGCCCACGCCGGCCACTCAGCCCGCACCGGCTGCCCAAAAGCCCGTAAATGATACCCTCCCCAAGCAAAAAACATCTACTGATACAAATGCTGTCAGACCGGCCAAGCGGAGCCAGGATTTCGACCCGTTGGTAAAACCCGCTCCAAAGCCGGATTCCGCGGCCCAGCCCCAAACAACTGCGCCGGCAGGCGCTGCAAAGCCAGACAGCACGAAACCACAGCAGGTGCCAACCGGTAATGTGCCTGCACAACAGTCGGCCGCACAAGCCGCAACACCAGCGGCAACTACACCGGGTGCCGCGGCACCGGCTGCCGCAGCACCGGCGCAATCTGATTCCCTAAATCTTAACACGAGCCAGCAGGCAGGTCGGCAATCAGGCGCAGACGAGAAAACGGTTTCGGGAAAGGTTGTGGATGAAAAAGGGCTCGGCTTACCGGGTGTGAGAGTATTGGTAAAAGGCACCGAAATCGTATCGGAAACCACTACCGAAGGCACATTTGAAATGAAAGTTCCTGCAAAAGGATCAATTCTGGTCTTCACCTCGGTGGGTTTTGCTGCCAGGGAAATGCCGGTTGGTAACCAGGCGAAGTTCAATGTTCAGCTTGTGCCGGAAGCAAAAGCTTTAAATGAAGTTGTCGTCGTAGGCTATGGTGCGCAAAGCAAGCGCGACCTGGCCAGTTCCACGTCCAGGGTTTCATCGCAGGAATACAAATCTGCGGTTGTAAATACGGTGGACCAGGCGTTACAGGGCCGGACAACCGGGGTTTCAGTGGTGGAATCGTCGGGTGAGCCGGGTGCTTCATCGGTGGTAAGGATCAGGGGAAACAACTCATTGAGCGGGAACAACGAGCCGCTTTATGTGATCGACGGATTCCCGATGCCACCCTATCGGGAGGCCGGTGCCAACTTTACAGGGGCATATTCACAGAACGGTTTGTACGGGATCAATCCCAACGACATTGAGAGCATGGAGATCCTGAAAGATGCCTCAGCAACAGCCATTTACGGTTCCAGAGGTGCTAACGGGGTTGTTTTGATTACAACTAAATCGGGTAAGCGCGGGGAGGGAAGAGTGGAATTGGTGAATAAATCCTCTTTCGGAACCATTTCCAATCCGATCAGAATGATGAACTCTCGGCAATATGCGGAGACGATTAACGAAAGTTATTTGATATCCGGCCGGAATGCGCCATTCGAAAACCTGGATAGCGCACTCACAAATACAGACTGGGTGGATGCCGTAACCCAACAAAGTTTCCGGGAAGACGTTACATTAAGCCTTTCGGGCGGCAGTCCCAAATCGTCGTATTATATCTCAGGCAATTATCTGAAAGAAAAGGGAACGATCATTAATTCCAATAACCAGAGGGCTAGTTTGCGCATTAACCTCAATAACGAGGTCAATGACTGGTATAATGTGAAAGGACAAGTCGCCTTTACAAGGCAAAAGTCCAATCGTGCCGTAACGGCTTCCCGTGCGTGGCCAAACTCCGGCGGTCTGATGGACGGACTTCGTGCCGCACCAACGCTGGCAGTTGATTATTTAGGCAATAACAGTTTGGGTATTCCCAATTACCAGGGTTACTATTTTGCGAATCCGGTCAATGAGTTGATGGCAAAGACAGACGTCACCCAGAGTGATTACTCGGTCCTGAACATTGAAAATTACTTCAAACTGGTGAACGGTTTACAGCTTGTCGTTAGCTTGGGCGGAAACCAGAACCTGACAAGACGAAATGTTTTTCTGCCGCCATCCACGGCAGAAGGAAGCCAGGTGAAGGGACGTGGAAGCAATAACACTTCCAATACATACAGTTATAATGTGAATGCTTACTTCCAGTATGAGAAGACGTTCAAGAAAGACCACTACCTGAACTCAACACTGGGTGTGGAATATAACGACCAGATTGTTGAATTCGTCAGCACCAACTATACGGGTTTCGACGTTCCGTTTTTTGGCGTAGACAACATTGGGAGCGCCCAGTCCCAGGCGATTGGTTCTTTCAAGGAACAACGGATCCTGCAATCGGCATTTCTCAGGGCCAACTATTCTTTCAAAGGAAAGTATGTGCTGAATACTTCCGTCCGGATTGACGGCGCTTCGGCGTTTGCTGCGAATAACAAATACGGCATATTCCCATCCGTGGCGCTTGCCTGGAATCTCGAACAGGAGGAATTTATGAAAGGGTTAACCTTCATTTCCAATACGAAACTTCGCGCATCCTATGGTGAAACAGGAAGCCAGGCGATCGGACCTTATTCGTCGTTATCGCAATACACGAGCGGGTTTTATGAAATGGGGCCTGGCGGAGACGGAAGTGTGATCAACACGGGCATCTTCCCGAACTCTGTTGCGAACCCGAACCTTTCGTGGGAGCGGACACGTCAGTTCAATATCGGAGCAGATTTCAATGCAGCGCAGGATAGGCTGGTTTTCAGTTTTGATTATTACAACAAAGTAACCTCAGATCTGCTGCAGCCCAGAAAAGTGCCGACTCAGTCGGGTGTAGGGACCATTATTGACAACTACGGAACGATGCGCAACCGCGGGATTGAGCTGAGCATTCAGGCCAACATTATTCAGAAAAAGAACGTAACATTCTCTTCCAGAATCAACCTTTCCCGCAATATAAACACATTGGTGGACCTGGGCGACCGGACACAATCTGATTATGTAAGCATCAATGGTAACCTGCTGGGCGGCGTTTCGGGAATCCTGACACCGGGTGAAGAAGTAGGGCGATTCTTCGGTTACCGCGTTTCGGGGTTGACGCAGACTACGTCGTTTGACAGCAATGGTAACCCCCTGTTCGCAACGTTTGAAGGCCCAAGGCCGCCGGGCTCGAAGGGCACGCCACTATACGGAGCCTGGATCTATGAGGATACGAATGGTGACGACATTATCACCGCCGATGATCGCGTTGTTTTAGGTAAATCAACACCCGATTTCACATTCGGATGGAGTAATGATCTCACATGGAGGAACTTCTCAGTGAATGCGCTTTTTACCGGTTCGGTAGGGAATGACGTGCTTAATCTGACTAATTTCTACATTAATAATGGTGTCGTGGATTACGGCGGGGTTGGTTTTAATCAATCCGAGGATTGGTATAACAACCGTTACACCGAGTCAAGGCCGCATAACAATCCGAAATATCCGGGAATCCAGCGAGGCATTGCTTCGGGTGACATCAACTCCACAATGCTTGAAGACGGCAGTTTTATGCGCCTGAAAATGTTGAGCCTCTCGTATACATTCCCAAGGCTGGGACCGGTTCAAAATCCAAGACTGTTTGTAACCGGAACCAATTTATGGACTTTGACCAAATATACAGGTTTCGATCCCGAGGTAAGTTCTTACGCGCAATCGCTTCTGCAGCAAGGCATTGATTACGGGGCATATCCGTCGCAACGTTCGTACACCATCGGCATTTCCTGCAATTTCTAA
- the dinB gene encoding DNA polymerase IV, which yields MSEPSVSPTRKIIHIDMDAFYASVEQRDFPEYRGRPLAVGGSPTGRGVVATASYEARKFGVRSAMSSRRAIQLCPHIIFVRPRFEVYKAVSTHIREIFSRYTDLIEPLSLDEAFLDVTEDKLGVGSALEIAGQIKNAIKTELNLTASAGISVNKFVAKIASDINKPDGLTFIGPSKVEAFINALPVEKFFGVGKVTADKMKRMQLFTGADLKKLSENDLVKHFGKTGHFFYKIVRGIDNREVQTERETKSLGAEDTFMYDLATIEEMHKELDKIGVTVFNRLQKKQLKGRTITLKIKYSDFTQITRNHSFGSPVGDLDIILDTAKNLLGKVDMEEKTVRLLGISLSNFGELEIRSRRAKDSGQLELFS from the coding sequence ATGAGCGAACCTTCTGTTTCTCCTACGCGCAAAATAATCCATATTGATATGGATGCTTTTTACGCGTCCGTAGAACAGCGCGATTTCCCGGAATACCGTGGCAGACCGCTTGCAGTCGGCGGCTCTCCTACCGGCCGGGGCGTGGTGGCGACGGCGAGCTATGAGGCGCGAAAATTCGGGGTACGTTCTGCCATGTCTTCCCGCAGAGCGATCCAGTTATGCCCGCACATTATTTTCGTTCGGCCCCGTTTTGAAGTTTATAAGGCTGTTTCCACGCACATCAGAGAGATTTTCTCCCGCTATACTGATCTGATCGAACCGCTTTCACTCGACGAAGCATTTCTGGATGTGACGGAAGATAAACTGGGGGTCGGCTCGGCACTGGAAATTGCCGGACAGATTAAAAATGCCATAAAAACTGAGTTGAACCTGACAGCTTCGGCAGGCATTTCGGTGAATAAATTTGTAGCAAAAATCGCATCAGACATTAACAAACCGGATGGTTTAACCTTCATAGGACCGTCGAAAGTAGAAGCATTTATCAATGCTTTGCCCGTTGAGAAATTCTTTGGTGTGGGAAAAGTTACTGCCGATAAAATGAAGCGCATGCAGCTCTTTACCGGCGCAGATCTGAAAAAACTTTCCGAAAATGATCTGGTCAAGCATTTTGGAAAAACGGGGCATTTCTTTTATAAGATAGTCAGAGGAATTGATAACCGCGAAGTGCAAACAGAAAGGGAAACCAAATCGTTGGGTGCGGAGGACACGTTTATGTACGACCTGGCGACCATCGAGGAAATGCACAAAGAACTGGATAAGATTGGCGTGACTGTTTTTAACCGTTTACAGAAAAAACAGCTTAAAGGCCGTACCATCACATTGAAAATTAAATACAGTGATTTTACCCAGATCACCAGGAACCACTCCTTCGGTTCACCAGTGGGTGACCTGGACATTATCCTGGATACGGCAAAAAATTTGCTCGGAAAGGTAGATATGGAAGAAAAAACCGTGCGTCTGCTGGGCATTTCGTTGTCGAATTTCGGGGAGTTGGAAATCCGTTCGAGAAGGGCAAAAGATTCGGGTCAGCTGGAACTGTTCAGCTAA
- a CDS encoding ABC transporter ATP-binding protein, with translation MKTYFRLLSFAQPIARFAVPYIIFTVLGVIFNTLNLALLAPLMSTLFNNNKDGAEVIQRPDNWDVTGLLNYYAQQANDTYGPHGALQIVCGVIVTSILLSNIFKYFSQRVMENLRIHTLLNLRKTVFNNVMNLHTGYFSNQRKGDIISKIASDVQVVQFSVTGTLQVVFKEPLQLLAYVFMLFATSAKLTFFAILVIPISAFIISKIVKRLKEQATMAQHLFGLMISYLDEALSGIKIIKAFNATEDIKEKFHQENIRYSELGRKMARRQQLSGPVSEFLGVTMVAIIVLYGGSLILDNQSDLSVSKFVAYIALFSQVMRPAKALTDSFSTIHAGIAAGERVLDLVDEKPEIQDAPDAIDLKEFNHSLTLQNVSFAYQAKPVLKSINLTIPKGKTVALVGPSGGGKSTLMDLLPRFIDAQEGSVSIDNLNVKQVKMESLWSLFGVVNQESMLFNDTIYNNIAFGNHSATPEKVEAAARVANAHDFIMGTEKGYDSNIGDRGMKLSGGQKQRICIARAVLKNPPIMLLDEATSALDTESEKLVQEALNNLMQNRTSLVIAHRLSTIQKADSIVVLEDGQIVEQGNHSELIARDGLYKRLIDMQTFND, from the coding sequence ATGAAAACATACTTCCGATTATTATCATTTGCTCAGCCCATTGCCCGATTTGCAGTCCCCTACATCATTTTCACAGTCCTGGGGGTCATTTTCAACACGCTTAATTTAGCTCTGCTCGCTCCTTTGATGAGCACCCTGTTCAACAACAATAAAGATGGGGCCGAAGTAATCCAAAGACCTGACAACTGGGACGTAACCGGTCTCCTCAACTACTACGCGCAGCAAGCGAACGACACATACGGGCCGCACGGTGCTTTGCAGATTGTATGCGGTGTAATCGTAACGTCGATCCTGCTATCCAACATTTTCAAATATTTCTCGCAACGGGTCATGGAAAACCTCCGGATCCACACATTGCTCAATCTGCGTAAAACAGTTTTTAACAATGTAATGAACCTGCACACCGGCTATTTCAGCAACCAGCGCAAAGGGGATATTATTTCAAAGATCGCTTCCGACGTGCAGGTCGTTCAGTTTTCAGTAACCGGAACATTACAGGTCGTTTTTAAGGAACCGTTGCAATTGCTGGCTTACGTTTTCATGCTTTTTGCTACGTCTGCCAAGCTTACATTTTTCGCCATTTTAGTTATTCCAATTTCCGCATTCATTATTTCCAAAATTGTAAAAAGACTAAAAGAGCAAGCGACAATGGCGCAGCATCTTTTCGGTTTGATGATCAGTTATCTGGACGAAGCGCTTTCAGGAATCAAGATCATCAAAGCGTTCAATGCGACAGAGGACATTAAGGAAAAATTTCACCAGGAAAATATCCGGTATTCCGAGCTGGGACGAAAAATGGCACGCCGCCAGCAGTTAAGCGGTCCTGTTTCGGAGTTTTTGGGCGTAACCATGGTCGCTATTATTGTGCTTTATGGCGGTTCGCTGATCCTGGATAATCAATCTGACCTGAGCGTTTCGAAATTTGTTGCCTACATTGCATTATTCTCGCAGGTCATGCGTCCGGCCAAGGCCTTAACGGATTCATTCAGCACCATTCATGCGGGAATTGCAGCCGGGGAAAGGGTTTTAGACCTGGTTGATGAAAAACCCGAGATCCAGGACGCCCCCGATGCCATTGATCTGAAAGAATTCAATCATTCGCTGACACTGCAGAACGTTTCCTTCGCCTACCAGGCAAAGCCGGTCCTTAAATCCATCAATCTCACCATTCCGAAAGGCAAAACGGTAGCGCTTGTAGGCCCTTCCGGCGGCGGCAAATCGACGCTAATGGACCTGCTCCCCCGCTTTATTGACGCACAGGAAGGCAGCGTTTCCATCGACAATCTGAATGTGAAGCAGGTGAAAATGGAATCATTGTGGTCGCTGTTCGGGGTAGTAAACCAGGAATCGATGCTTTTCAATGACACGATCTACAACAACATTGCCTTCGGTAATCATTCGGCTACGCCTGAAAAAGTAGAAGCAGCAGCACGCGTTGCCAATGCGCACGACTTTATTATGGGCACGGAAAAAGGTTACGATAGCAACATCGGCGATCGCGGAATGAAATTGTCGGGTGGGCAAAAACAACGTATCTGCATTGCCAGGGCCGTTTTGAAGAACCCTCCGATTATGCTGTTGGATGAAGCGACCTCTGCACTGGACACAGAGTCGGAAAAACTGGTGCAGGAAGCATTGAATAATTTGATGCAAAACAGGACTTCGCTCGTGATCGCGCACAGGCTGAGCACCATCCAGAAAGCCGATTCGATCGTGGTTCTGGAAGATGGTCAAATTGTAGAACAAGGCAATCATTCAGAGCTCATCGCACGCGACGGGCTGTACAAGCGGCTGATTGACATGCAAACCTTCAACGATTAG